The DNA region CAATCCACCTGACCGTCGAAGCAGTCCCTGGTTATGAAGGTCACCTCCGATCCGGGCGGAACCTCCAACGCCGGAGGATTCGAAGGCGACATCTCATATACCCTATGTTCATCGGATACGATATATCTCATCCTTCACCCCCATCTGGGATCGCTCATATTATCGTTAAGTGTAGCAGAGATCTGAGATGTCAGAAATGCTTATTTCTCAGGATGAAAAGGAACGAGGAACCAGGAGCGGAAAACGTTACAACGTTAAACGTTGAACGTGCAACGGATTTCCCTTCTCCTCGTTCCTCTTCATGGATAACCGCTACACTCAAGGGAAATAAGAGCGTCTGGGATAAAACATTTCAGGATAGCCTCAGCGATCTGAGATGATCTTTCAGCGATCTCAACCGCCTCGCGGGCATCATCCTCATCGAAAAGCTCCCAGGGCGTTTTCCCTTCGGTCTCATCGCCGTAGTCCGTTCTGACATGCACCTCGAATCCAAGCTCATCGGTGTATTGAGCGAGAAGCTCCATCTTTCTCCGGATTTCCTCGGTGAACTCCTCACGATCCAGAGCTTCGCGCAGCAGATCTCCCGTATTGTGCGTCTTACCGGTGAATCCCGCTAGAACCAGTACAGCCTTAGCTGAGTTTTCAACCGATAGCTGTGCATTATCCACGGCTGATCGCCATCGCTTAAGCTCCAGATCCTGTCGGGCTTCAGCCAGAAATCCCTGTGCCAGCTTAAGCCTATATCTGGCGTCGTTAAGACTTGTCATCTATATCGCTCCACTCAATTGACCAATTGGGTCCGGGATACCTCTTCCACCGCCAGATCAGATCACGACCTCGCTTTTCCCTGGTAAGCCCCTTTTGCTTGATCAGACGCCTTATCAGATCGAGCTTTTGAGACAGATAGCCCTGAGGATCGAAGAGGATGACGCCATCAACGGCGATATCCAAAAATAACCCG from Candidatus Poribacteria bacterium includes:
- a CDS encoding HEPN domain-containing protein is translated as MTSLNDARYRLKLAQGFLAEARQDLELKRWRSAVDNAQLSVENSAKAVLVLAGFTGKTHNTGDLLREALDREEFTEEIRRKMELLAQYTDELGFEVHVRTDYGDETEGKTPWELFDEDDAREAVEIAERSSQIAEAILKCFIPDALISLECSGYP